CCATTCTGCATTAAAGCCACCTCCCTTGCTAACTGCAAATTATATGTCACCACATGCACGGCCCAAACAAAGGAGGATGGCCAATTAAACTGAGGGCTTTCAGATTAGTCCTTTTTTAATACGATTGGTAGCGTTAACGTTTGTTCGGTTCATATATGTACATTGGCATCCTAgtttctgatttcttatttcTGATACGGATTGAAAATCGTTGATCTTGCAGCTCGAAGGTTATAAGTTTGATCCCAATGGCGAGTATGTTAGAAGGTGGCTTCCCGAACTAGCAAGGTTACCAACTCAGTGGATTCATCATCCGTGGAGTGCACCTGAATCTGTACTGCAAGCTGCGGGCGTCGAACTTGGCTCAAATTATCCATTTCCAATTGTAGAAATCTCAGCAGCAAAAGCCAGATTGCAGGAGGCACTGTCAGAGATGTGGCAGCTAGAAGCGGCTTCAAGAGCTGCAATTGAGAATGGAGCACAAGAAGGGTTAGGGGACTCGTCAGAAGAAACTATGGCCATCTACCCTCTTGAAGCTAGCATGGAAGTGGATCACCAACCAACTAGAATCAACACTACAAATGCATCGAGGAGACAGCAGGATCAGATGGTCCCCAGTATGACCTTTTCTTTCCTTAGAGTTGAAGAGGAGCCCTCTTCAAACAACCAGACACTTTCAGTGGGTAGCAGACCTGAAGTTCCATCAGCAGTGAACATAAGTTATGAGTCACAGAGAGAAGAACCAATCGTTATTGGAAGACAAACTTTTGGAGATATTTCTCAGTTCCATGTTATCAGTAGATTGCAAGCTGCTGAGGAATCTACTGCAGAATCATCAAGCAcccaaagagaaagagatggggGTGTTGTTCCAGTTTGGTCGCCCTCGACAGGGGGTCCGTCAGAGCAGTTTGTAGAAGAAGAAACCGCCATTGGAAGTAgtagacctttccttcaaagaCATCCTGAGTCGCATCAACTCATGAATTGGAGGCAAATATCACACACTGGGTAAGGTgatgtacttttttttatttccaatcgGCAAGCTGGAGATAGGCCTCCTTGCTGGAGTCATCGTATCCACATTCCCCCtactttcttttatcttttggGGATAAAAGTCATTTTGAAACAGTAGGTTTGAtttatttaacatttttttatgagatgTTTGATTACCTCTGATCTTAGATCCTGGGTTTAAGATCAGATCCTCCCCTTATCTAGGCTCTGGCTCTCCGACCTTTTGCTAGTgtaaaaaaaggtgaaaacgaGAATATCTGGTGTGTACAAGTCAGTCtcaagatccttagtttgataaactAGATGTCTTAGTGTGTCATGAGAGACAATCAAACGGCCAGTAGATGGATGGATTTAATGAAGCAAACTTGTGAACTACCATTTTACAACCTAGGTAGCCATTTCAGACAAGAAATGGCACGGCACTTCTCAGGAACTTTATTGTGCAtgtaattttttcaagaaaaggcTAATCTTTTCTCGACTTCCTACCATGCATATGTTTATCAATCATGACATTTGTGGGTAATTTTTGAAAGGGAAgtttaaaagttatttttcataaatatcgtttaacttttatttttatttattgaaataTATTCGTAGAacttatatttttatttattgaatatATATTCGTAAACTGAGACTTGAAAAAAATTTTAGAGTCCCTTGGATATTTGGctgtctgaaaaaaaaaacaaaaaacaaaaaacaaaaaacaaaaaaacaaaaaaacttccGACTATGGTACTTGTTGGCTGCATGGTTCGTTAGATTCTGAAGTGGTCAATAACCTATTAGCTTTTCACTTTATTTCTAGGTTCTTAAGTCCAGAATAGCCTATTTATTCATCTTTGATTTCAGCAGATACCAGAGAAGCAATTATTTCGTTGAAATGAAAACGTTCTTAATAGGGAATACCTTGTCATCTCGCACTTTTCAAGTGGAGCATGTTGTGAAATGTCATGCATTCGATGACGTTTATATGCAGGGTGTCTACATTCTACAAGTTTACTTTTCCTAATTGACAAAGCTTTCTGTCTCATGGTAAATTGTGTCACAGGCCAACAAGATTGGAGTTGGAGATAGACACGACTATACGACCAAAAGCTGCTGGATAGTCGTAGACGGTCCTAGCTTGTAAGCGTGTTGACCACTGATCTTTGCTGCCGGGGGCATATTCTCCGCCACAATCTGCTTACTTGAGGTCTTGGCCATCAGGCACCTAAACCACTCCCCATCTGTAACTTCGCTGTATCATAGGGTTATGACATTGTATAGTAAAATAAAAACCGTCCGGAACTTTTTAAGAACAAATGTGTGGCTGCTGACTCCACCGAACATGAGCTCATAGCTATTGTTCTTTTGAAGGTTAGATTTGCAGGTGGAGTTGGGATTGGCCTTCCCCGTGCCATTTTTGTTGTTACTTTCTTCACCAAGATATGAATGAACTGCCGGCCGTAGTCTTGAACTCTCGACGGTGCTTGAGATTTTCAGGTCGCCCGTGTGATCTCAAGCCTGACCCGTTTGGGCCCGTTATGAGGTAATATGCGTAATTATAATCGTGCTCCAACTATTAATTGTACACTATTTGCTACTGTACCGCTTATTCTAACTAGCAAGCTAATAGTACTATTATCTACTTTTCTATCTCTAAATTGAGATTTGGTGCTTCATGATTCAATTTGGTGTTTCATGATATGCAACAGTAACATTGTCCTACAAGACTGAACAACCTGATCTACCCTCACAGGGGACCCATTTGGAATGACTCATCAAGATGGCAGTCACCAGTTAGAGAAACCAGCGATGCCCCATTGTCTTCTCGTGTTAGCGGACCATGCGTCAAGGCATCTACGACTATGAGCAGCATATTATTCCCCGAAGAGCCTTCAGAAACAATCATACGTGATTGATGGAAGTGTTCTGAAACCACGAGCTATCACAGTAAAGAAACCAGGCCAAGAATCAccaattttataaataataCGGATTCTTATTATCAATGCAATAACTCGAAGAATTCGTTTTGACTTGTAATATCAGCTCAAACCTTTGCCCCCTTTTTCTTAACCTGAATGATGCATTCAGGTGCGAAAGCACAGATTACGCAGAACCAGGATAAGATCACTCCCCCCTTAAGACCATGTTTCAGTTGATAGGATGATATCGATCAGAAACACGTTTTGGTGGCAGCTTCCTTAGGATGAAAAGAACTAGAGCAGATGGAAGGATCTCCACTAACTGCCAAAAAGCAAGATAAACcaacaagaatttaaaaaaaaaatagtaattataattgtgcatgcatgtgtgtgtgtgtgtgtgtgtgtgtgtgtgtacaagagagggagagggagagagcaggTACCGTATAATAGACCAAATTGAGGATGGGATGGTTAAGCACATCAAGTTCAGCCTCTTTATCAAATGCAGAAAGCGCAACCTGCAAAAAACGATCCAGGATCTTAATTCATCTATCGAAGCGTACACTGTAAAGAGATGTAGGATAGCTCTTACCACAAAACATCTTATCAGAAAACATGTGCAACATATGCTTGTCACCATACCAACCTACATTTCACAATTTGGATAaattagacatgaaaaatatgaagtcttaacatttaaaagaaaactaattaAGCTTCTAAACTGACAATCAAATTCATGACTACTGAACAGTAATTCTCATCAAATTACAATGACTGCAGTACCAAGCACAAAAGAATCATGAAAATGGAGCTTATGAATCAAGCGGCTGTTACATAAGTATATATACAAGCAATGTCCAGGAGATGCATCTGATAAGCTCACATCCTTAACGCAAGAGATATGGGAAATTTCATCCAACCAAATGATTATTTGCAAACTCCTGTTATTAACATTGCATGCATTGTACTAGACACGAGACACCAAAGAAGTATCCAATAAAACCTCATTGAGCTTCTTTCGACGTCCTTTGGATTCAATTGGGAAGCGCCTCAGCATGATAAACAACCTACAGGCCAACTAAACTTATTAGATACAATATTTGGAAAATAGAACTTTGCTACTAATGTTGTATGGTAATAACTAATAAGGGCTAAGGAGTAACTAGATAATTTAGTTCGTGGAAGAATGGTACCTTCCACCATATATGACAAATCCGAGGgcagcaaagaaagaaacaactgCAAGACGTTATTCCACATCAGTTACAAAATCACTTGCACGAACCTACATGTTCCAAGTAAGTTCCCAAAGAAAATAATTTGTGAatagaatatttattattaCTTGTTCTTGAGacaaaaatcaaattggatAAACATTTATGGAAGTGGACAGACTGAAATTCTTTCAATAATGTTGACCTGCAAAGAATAGTTTTGCCACTTCAATCGCAAAGGCCTTTTGACTTAGTTGCACATATATCCATATGGAAACCTGCGAAAGAGACTTGCACAATATCTCACGCAAATATTTCATTAATAAAGAAACATAATGTATTCTTTCATTCTTGTGCTAACCTGCAGAACATACATAAGtccattaaaaattaaataggCCGGTCTGAGTCCGTCTATTGGAAGGCCCCTTGCCTGAAATGAACAAGCAGACGGCAAAATTTTACCATTTTAGTCAATGCATGATTTGTGAAAAAGGGATCTTCAGATGCAGGAATAATACCTGGTAATATATTTCTGCCCAAAATAGTACAAGTAATGTATATGTTGAGAAAAACAGAAGTGATGGAATGTCTAGAAGAGCCATCTCGAGAACCTGCAAGTCACTGAATATTTCTAAGTGGAACGAAACAGGGTtctaaaggaaaaagagaaaaagtgaacCACTAAGTACATGCATTTGATGAAACAATAGTTAcgtattttcaaatttaatcagACTCAAATATATGAATTACTCAACTGCATAACCCTTGGACATGGACTGGGACTATGAGAAAAACTAAAACTGGTCAGCTCAACCATGTGCCTATCAGGCATATGAGAAATCAAGTTGACCTTGAAGCATAAAACAGCAAGCTCTTGTGACAAGATACAGCCATACAAAAGTAAGAACAGGCTGGTATTCATTCCTGAAGCACTATATTGATATAGAGAGTATATGGATGCATCATTGTGCAATGAGAGAATTCATCACTTAATTTCCAGCAACCGATAAGCAAGGTCTGGTGGGTAAGCTGACCATGATACTAGTATTGCACATGTAGATTTCATATACATAATTTTGCCAAGCTTATATTCATAAATAATAAATGtttatcttattttatataaGTGATGGACCCTTCTATTTACAATACAGAAATTCCCTCTCGTCCGAGTTTCTCGCATGTTGTAGGTCTACATGAATAATAGGCTGATAAAGAGAACTAGAAACCCCAGCTTGAGCCACCCTAATCCATTTTCTGCAACCCCTTCACCTACATCACACCACGCCCCCAAACCAAAAGAAGTTGTCCCtcttaaaattggaaaaaggaGAACCAAAATTCGTGTGCAGGTTATCAGCAATTTATGTAAAGCCATCCCATAAGACCACACCTTTGGCTTAAGCACAAAGATACTTGTAGCAAAGTAGTACATTTGACATATTAAGCCCACATTTGAAAATCATACCTTTGGCTTGACTACAAAGACATTTCTGTGGAGACCAAAAAGAATAGCACGCACTgcccaaaacaaaacaacaccATAAGAATAAGCCTAAACAAAACATAGAGAGGAGCAGGCAAAAAAACTATCTAATTCTGGCTTACTTCCATTCACAGCAAAATTCATCAGGTGAAAAACCTTTTGTGTTGTCCATCCATATTCTGGAACCCTCACTTGAATCCGAAAAAGCTGCACCTGAGAAAATGGAACAAGATACAAGCTTAAGCAGAAGGCATGAGAACAGCAATCCCATGGAGGAAGCTCACAAGAAATAATAATGAAGTGTTGACCAAAGTATAAACTTGATAAACTATGGTTTGTGAGGAAATTAGTAAGCTTAATCTTGTAAAAGAagtaataaattttgaaaatttgattttaaaatattcaaggGATCCAAATTGCAGCATTGTTTAATTATATTATTCTGGCAAAGAGTTGAGCTCATTtcctaatttttaaaattaaattatcCCAACATTACTAATCTGAGAGCTTGTTGCcttaaatgaatttgaaatgtaaTAAATAGCTGTTTTAGTACACTTCCAGAAGCAGTTTTTATATCGCATTGTCTTTCAGAAAAATATGCCAGACATATTGCAGATTTTCACCACAGTAAAACACTAAATCAACGTATTTGAAAGTTTGAATGCATCATTGAATCATCTTCGTCAGATTTCCAACTATACCATGAAAGCACTATGACTGGAACCCAATATACTCAAGATCGGATCTTAACTGGGGCAAGCCTGTACCAATGGCTGCTACCCCAACTCAGTCAGATTGTTTGAGTCAAGTGGACCAGATACTGAATGCCGTTGACGCATGTCATCCCTGAAAGGCCTTCCTACCTTACAGCAATCCTCAAGAACTTCCAAGAATGATAACCAGAGTATGCCTCAAGAAACACTCCCAGCGACGCAGGACTTTGATATAAAACCCAAATTTCACGTCGAAAATAATGTCGTCCGAGACGTGCAACACTCGCATTCACAAACCAAGAAAAGCTTCTTCGAGATTACACAAGTTCCTTCATCGAGCTCCTGCAACCAAAGCACGCGGCACCAAAATCGACGTCGTCCTAGCACATGTAGATTTCTTCACGATACTCTAAAGACCAATACTAGAAAATGGAAACTCAAAAGCGCGCTCACTTCATGAAGCCTTTCTAGATAGCCCCAAAATCACGAAACAGCAACCCATGCAACGCCATTATGCAAGAAACACCGAAAGAAAACCCGAAGCTCCAACCATACAGAAAAAACAAGACAAACACACATATTTCGACAGCGATTCGATGCAGATAGGAAAAGAAACCAAACAGAAATCCAACAAAATAAGGAAATGACTGTCATGGATACGATTTTCGTCTAAAACAAGAGAGGGGAAAAGAGACGGAGAGGCCGGCACAATGCGAAGGAGCAAGGTAGTGGCAGGATTTGCCCTACCAGAGCGACGAGGGAGACGAGGGCGTAAGCAACGGTGAGGGCGAAGAATATGCCATCCTGCCACTCCCTGGAGTCGTCGATCTCGTCCCACCAGTTTCTCCCTTCCCTGTAACCTCTCCGTCCCTCCTCCCCTACCGCATTCATTATGAGCTCGCTCCACCGATCCAGAAGCCTCGACGGCGCCATGCCGGAATCTGGAAGCCTAGAAAGGGAAgcggaagaagaaggaaaacctAGGAAACAGAGAAATACAGgagggaagagagggagaggaggaagtGGAGGGAGGAGGCCTTTCGGAAGGGAGCGCGGGAAGTGAGGCGAGTTAGGAGGACACTTGGTTCGTCCCCGCGGGAATGAAATCGCGCAGTCAAACCCATGCCACGTGGCACGTGACACGTCATTTCTTCCGTGGACACCCTTTTCCTGTCTTTAGTAATATTTTTGTCACCCTTTTTTTTTAGCTGCGTCGTGTCCTCTCGATAAGTAGCTACGCTGGCTCGAACTTGGGTTTGGCTCCATTATTAAAACCAGAACTCCACCTTAATTTGGGTTCGAGTTTgatttgattaaattaaaaat
Above is a window of Nymphaea colorata isolate Beijing-Zhang1983 chromosome 8, ASM883128v2, whole genome shotgun sequence DNA encoding:
- the LOC116258888 gene encoding tobamovirus multiplication protein 1-like encodes the protein MAPSRLLDRWSELIMNAVGEEGRRGYREGRNWWDEIDDSREWQDGIFFALTVAYALVSLVALVQLFRIQVRVPEYGWTTQKVFHLMNFAVNGMRAILFGLHRNVFVVKPKVLEMALLDIPSLLFFSTYTLLVLFWAEIYYQARGLPIDGLRPAYLIFNGLMYVLQVSIWIYVQLSQKAFAIEVAKLFFAVVSFFAALGFVIYGGRLFIMLRRFPIESKGRRKKLNEVGMVTSICCTCFLIRCFVVALSAFDKEAELDVLNHPILNLVYYTLVEILPSALVLFILRKLPPKRVSDRYHPIN